The following proteins come from a genomic window of Pangasianodon hypophthalmus isolate fPanHyp1 chromosome 24, fPanHyp1.pri, whole genome shotgun sequence:
- the zfand5a gene encoding AN1-type zinc finger protein 5a: protein MAQETNQSPVPILCTMGCGFYGNPRTNGMCSVCYKEHLSRQQSSDRSPVSPLAGSPSSETSAMQRLEGSLNKAEATCAESPSEGMSAAASLPVTQQMTEMSISREEKSLSPTSNNAEAVVSQPTSSCSPLSDVAKSPDSGKPKKNRCFTCRKRVGLTGFDCRCGQLFCGIHRYSDKHNCTYDYKAEAAAKIRKENPVVVADKIQRI, encoded by the exons ATGGCCCAGGAGACCAATCAGAGCCCGGTTCCCATCCTGTGCACCATGGGCTGCGGTTTCTACGGCAACCCCAGGACTAATGGCATGTGCTCTGTGTGCTACAAGGAGCACCTGAGTCGACAGCAGAGCAGCGATCGCAGCCCAGTGAGCCCTCTGG CAGGCAGTCCTTCATCGGAGACGTCGGCCATGCAGAGATTAGAAGGCAGCCTAAACAAAGCGGAGGCGACCTGCGCGGAATCACCGTCAGA AGGCATGTCTGCCGCAGCCTCCCTGCCTGTCACACAACAGATGACGGAGATGAGCATTTCCAGAGAGGAGAAGAGCCTGTCTCCTACATCGAACAATGCGGAAGCAg TCGTTAGCCAGCCCACTTCCTCCTGCTCGCCTCTCAGTGATGTGGCGAAGAGTCCAGACTCCGGAAAACCCAAAAAGAACCGCTGCTTCACCTGCCGCAAGAGGGTCGGCCTCACAG GCTTTGACTGTAGATGCGGCCAGCTCTTCTGCGGCATCCATCGCTACTCGGACAAACACAACTGCACATACGACTACAAAGCCGAGGCGGCCGCCAAAATCCGCAAAGAAAACCCTGTGGTGGTGGCCGACAAGATCCAGAGAATATAA